The Raphanus sativus cultivar WK10039 chromosome 2, ASM80110v3, whole genome shotgun sequence genome includes a region encoding these proteins:
- the LOC108833886 gene encoding non-specific lipid transfer protein GPI-anchored 4-like isoform X1 produces MKQSLLSILILLLSSSFAPIQAREKPQSAKSPSPIAAPAPGPSNSDCSSIIYDMMDCLSYLTPGSNDTKPTKVCCGGILSVLQFNPKCICVGLESSKTMGFAVNNTRARAMPTTCNLHIVAPHCAILDEATPAASIAGMSPVSPSAGTAVASPSSVGSPTSTPSLAESPVMTAPSPSSSATNYLSVSTLTLVSVIFSSVMYISIF; encoded by the exons aTGAAGCAGTCACTTCTTTCCATCTTAATACTTCTACTATCATCATCATTTGCACCCATCCAAGCCCGCGAAAAACCACAGTCGGCAAAGTCTCCTTCACCCATAGCTGCTCCAGCGCCAGGACCGTCAAATTCTGATTGCTCCAGCATTATATATGACATGATGGATTGTCTCTCGTACCTTACCCCTGGATCAAATGATACCAAGCCCACAAAAGTTTGTTGTGGGGGAATTCTATCTGTTCTGCAGTTTAACCCTAAGTGTATTTGTGTTGGTTTAGAAAGTAGCAAAACTATGGGGTTTGCAGTGAATAACACTAGAGCTCGGGCCATGCCTACGACTTGCAACCTCCACATTGTTGCTCCTCATTGCG CGATACTGGACGAGGCTACACCGGCTGCATCTATTGCTGGTATGTCTCCGG TTTCTCCATCGGCTGGAACAGCTGTGGCTTCGCCATCTTCGGTCGGGTCACCAACATCTACACCATCTTTAGCTGAGTCGCCTGTCATGACTGCACCGTCTCCCTCAAGTTCTGCTACCAACTACCTCTCAGTTTCAACGCTGACCCTCGTTTCCGTTATATTTTCTTCTGTAATGtatatttcgattttttaa
- the LOC108841290 gene encoding non-specific lipid transfer protein GPI-anchored 4-like isoform X2 produces the protein MNQSLLSILILLLSSSFAPIHARDKPQSAKSPSPIAAPAPGPSNSDCSSIIYDMMDCLSYLTPGSNDTKPTKVCCGGILSVLQFNPKCICVGLESSKTMGFAVNNTRAQAMPTTCNLHIVAPHCAILDEATPAASIAVSPSAGTPMGSPSSIRSPTSTPSLAESPVMTAPSPSSSSTNYLSVSTLTLVSVIFSSVMYISIF, from the exons atgAACCAGTCACTTCTTTCCATCTTAATACTTCTACTATCATCATCATTTGCACCCATCCACGCCCGCGACAAACCACAGTCGGCAAAGTCTCCTTCACCCATAGCTGCTCCAGCACCAGGACCGTCAAATTCTGATTGCTCCAGCATTATATATGACATGATGGATTGTCTCTCGTACCTTACCCCTGGATCAAATGATACCAAGCCCACAAAAGTTTGTTGTGGGGGAATTCTATCTGTTCTGCAGTTTAACCCTAAGTGTATTTGTGTTGGTTTAGAAAGTAGCAAAACTATGGGGTTTGCAGTGAATAACACTAGAGCTCAGGCCATGCCTACGACTTGCAACCTCCACATTGTTGCTCCTCATTGCG CGATACTGGACGAGGCTACACCGGCTGCATCTATTGCTG TTTCTCCATCGGCTGGAACACCTATGGGTTCGCCATCTTCCATCAGGTCACCAACATCTACACCATCTTTAGCTGAGTCGCCTGTCATGACTGCACCGTCTCCCTCAAGTTCTTCTACCAACTACCTCTCAGTTTCAACGCTGACACTCGTTTCCGTTATATTTTCTTCTGTAAtgtatatttcaattttttaa
- the LOC108841290 gene encoding non-specific lipid transfer protein GPI-anchored 4-like isoform X1, producing MNQSLLSILILLLSSSFAPIHARDKPQSAKSPSPIAAPAPGPSNSDCSSIIYDMMDCLSYLTPGSNDTKPTKVCCGGILSVLQFNPKCICVGLESSKTMGFAVNNTRAQAMPTTCNLHIVAPHCAILDEATPAASIAGMSPVSPSAGTPMGSPSSIRSPTSTPSLAESPVMTAPSPSSSSTNYLSVSTLTLVSVIFSSVMYISIF from the exons atgAACCAGTCACTTCTTTCCATCTTAATACTTCTACTATCATCATCATTTGCACCCATCCACGCCCGCGACAAACCACAGTCGGCAAAGTCTCCTTCACCCATAGCTGCTCCAGCACCAGGACCGTCAAATTCTGATTGCTCCAGCATTATATATGACATGATGGATTGTCTCTCGTACCTTACCCCTGGATCAAATGATACCAAGCCCACAAAAGTTTGTTGTGGGGGAATTCTATCTGTTCTGCAGTTTAACCCTAAGTGTATTTGTGTTGGTTTAGAAAGTAGCAAAACTATGGGGTTTGCAGTGAATAACACTAGAGCTCAGGCCATGCCTACGACTTGCAACCTCCACATTGTTGCTCCTCATTGCG CGATACTGGACGAGGCTACACCGGCTGCATCTATTGCTGGTATGTCTCCGG TTTCTCCATCGGCTGGAACACCTATGGGTTCGCCATCTTCCATCAGGTCACCAACATCTACACCATCTTTAGCTGAGTCGCCTGTCATGACTGCACCGTCTCCCTCAAGTTCTTCTACCAACTACCTCTCAGTTTCAACGCTGACACTCGTTTCCGTTATATTTTCTTCTGTAAtgtatatttcaattttttaa
- the LOC108833886 gene encoding non-specific lipid transfer protein GPI-anchored 4-like isoform X2, whose amino-acid sequence MKQSLLSILILLLSSSFAPIQAREKPQSAKSPSPIAAPAPGPSNSDCSSIIYDMMDCLSYLTPGSNDTKPTKVCCGGILSVLQFNPKCICVGLESSKTMGFAVNNTRARAMPTTCNLHIVAPHCAILDEATPAASIAVSPSAGTAVASPSSVGSPTSTPSLAESPVMTAPSPSSSATNYLSVSTLTLVSVIFSSVMYISIF is encoded by the exons aTGAAGCAGTCACTTCTTTCCATCTTAATACTTCTACTATCATCATCATTTGCACCCATCCAAGCCCGCGAAAAACCACAGTCGGCAAAGTCTCCTTCACCCATAGCTGCTCCAGCGCCAGGACCGTCAAATTCTGATTGCTCCAGCATTATATATGACATGATGGATTGTCTCTCGTACCTTACCCCTGGATCAAATGATACCAAGCCCACAAAAGTTTGTTGTGGGGGAATTCTATCTGTTCTGCAGTTTAACCCTAAGTGTATTTGTGTTGGTTTAGAAAGTAGCAAAACTATGGGGTTTGCAGTGAATAACACTAGAGCTCGGGCCATGCCTACGACTTGCAACCTCCACATTGTTGCTCCTCATTGCG CGATACTGGACGAGGCTACACCGGCTGCATCTATTGCTG TTTCTCCATCGGCTGGAACAGCTGTGGCTTCGCCATCTTCGGTCGGGTCACCAACATCTACACCATCTTTAGCTGAGTCGCCTGTCATGACTGCACCGTCTCCCTCAAGTTCTGCTACCAACTACCTCTCAGTTTCAACGCTGACCCTCGTTTCCGTTATATTTTCTTCTGTAATGtatatttcgattttttaa